From Spartinivicinus ruber, the proteins below share one genomic window:
- a CDS encoding RHS repeat protein, translating to MKFNRIFSGLLAAGLAFSVQAQLEQAWHYQYDDQGNLTQIDGPRTDVQDITRYDYNEKGQLIKTINALGHTTELKDHNYLGSPQTLINANGTVTKIIYNGDGAAETVTVKSRVGDITTRFTYDNVGQLTKIDLPNGSFIKYEYSPARYLMAIENSLSERIEYEYDNAGNKTKQTVKSATGEIVGQQSWVFDELSRLLRSVGANEQTTQHDYDFNSNLTGFTDPNENQTTYGFDALNRLTQTTNALQGVTHLEYNQHDQVTKVVDPKGTTTEYEYDAFGRLTKQISADTGYTNYEYDATDNIIKRIDARGKVTEYTYDALNRLTRKDYPSTPELTIEYLYDDTSDGHPGVGKLTGIKDAKGVIAYQYDDRGNIVNLSRTIETGSQSIQQSVGYQYNISNQLTQVTYPSNLKISYQRNNEGQVISVTVQWGAGENAQTQTIQAIELAKDISYQAFGLLSSLTWGNGLMLTRQFNLDGQLTQQTIAGLQQLNYQYDPNGNITEIAKSESDKRAFEYDALDRLLKEINDLKTTQYSYDTVGNRLTKKKLLQDQIGLQEFSYAKDSNRLATTFMGPVRIDEAGNSTGIGPLNFEYAANNRLSKVKEMDFLLASYQYNAIGERIHKTIHYGEDQPTHWIYTYNESGQILAETKYNKNWQQQLTRQYVWLGSLPLAMMEQTTNGAGLSAPQVTYLHSDHLNTPRLATNQQQQTTWVWESDAFGVGEANEDVDGNGQKTVVTLRFPGQLADQESGLFYNYYRDYDPTLGRYIESDPIGLKGGLNTYGYVSSNPLIYKDPLGLAEICWRHNGNFTHKFICAQDKCVGNWPWQKDNPNRSCSLGGITLLDEKEDTLFCTEDEGGNRECEKKAFDQCALEYIGTAGQWSPYNTITNNCTHWTNNLRPVCNKVAQRQCTKNSLR from the coding sequence ATGAAATTTAATCGGATTTTTTCTGGGCTATTAGCGGCTGGATTGGCATTTTCTGTTCAGGCTCAACTCGAACAAGCATGGCATTATCAGTATGATGACCAAGGTAATCTCACCCAAATTGATGGCCCTCGGACGGATGTACAAGATATTACCCGCTATGATTACAATGAGAAAGGCCAACTAATTAAAACCATTAATGCACTTGGTCATACTACTGAATTAAAAGATCATAATTATCTTGGTAGCCCGCAAACTTTAATTAATGCTAATGGTACGGTTACCAAAATTATTTATAATGGTGATGGAGCTGCTGAAACGGTAACGGTTAAAAGCCGTGTTGGTGATATCACCACTCGCTTTACTTATGACAATGTTGGGCAGTTGACTAAAATTGATTTACCCAACGGTAGCTTTATTAAGTATGAATATAGCCCTGCTCGCTATTTAATGGCGATTGAAAATAGTTTGAGTGAACGTATTGAGTATGAATACGATAATGCCGGTAATAAAACCAAGCAAACGGTTAAATCAGCCACCGGTGAAATTGTTGGTCAGCAAAGTTGGGTTTTCGATGAGTTAAGCCGGTTATTGCGTAGTGTAGGGGCTAATGAGCAAACGACTCAGCATGACTATGATTTTAACAGTAATTTAACTGGTTTTACTGATCCTAACGAAAACCAAACCACTTACGGCTTTGATGCATTAAATCGGTTAACTCAAACTACTAATGCGTTACAAGGTGTTACCCATCTGGAATATAACCAGCATGATCAGGTCACCAAGGTGGTTGACCCTAAGGGCACTACTACAGAATATGAATACGATGCGTTTGGGCGTTTAACCAAGCAAATCAGCGCTGACACAGGTTATACAAATTACGAGTATGATGCGACGGATAATATTATTAAGCGCATTGATGCTCGAGGTAAAGTCACTGAGTATACTTATGATGCTTTAAACCGATTAACCAGAAAAGATTATCCAAGTACGCCTGAATTAACTATTGAATATTTATACGATGATACCAGTGATGGTCATCCTGGGGTTGGTAAGCTCACTGGGATTAAAGATGCTAAAGGTGTGATTGCTTACCAATATGACGACCGTGGCAATATCGTTAATTTAAGTCGCACTATTGAAACAGGTAGTCAGAGCATCCAGCAAAGTGTTGGCTATCAATACAATATCAGTAATCAGCTCACACAAGTAACTTATCCTAGTAATTTGAAAATTAGTTACCAACGCAATAATGAAGGGCAAGTTATTAGTGTTACTGTCCAATGGGGAGCAGGGGAAAATGCTCAAACACAGACTATCCAAGCTATTGAATTAGCTAAAGACATCAGCTATCAAGCATTTGGTCTATTGAGTTCACTCACTTGGGGTAATGGTTTGATGTTAACTCGCCAGTTTAATTTAGATGGCCAGCTTACTCAGCAAACCATTGCAGGATTACAACAGCTGAATTATCAGTATGATCCTAATGGTAATATCACCGAAATAGCTAAAAGTGAATCAGATAAAAGGGCGTTTGAATATGATGCTTTAGATCGTCTTTTAAAGGAAATTAATGACTTAAAAACCACGCAATATAGTTATGATACAGTAGGAAATCGCCTTACCAAAAAAAAATTGCTGCAAGACCAAATAGGCTTACAGGAGTTTTCTTACGCAAAAGACAGTAACCGTCTGGCTACAACTTTTATGGGGCCTGTTCGGATAGACGAAGCAGGCAATAGCACTGGCATTGGCCCATTAAACTTTGAATATGCAGCTAATAACCGTTTAAGCAAAGTTAAAGAAATGGACTTTTTACTAGCCAGTTATCAATACAACGCTATTGGTGAACGGATTCATAAAACTATTCATTATGGCGAAGATCAACCTACCCACTGGATTTACACCTATAATGAGTCTGGCCAAATCCTTGCGGAAACCAAGTACAACAAAAACTGGCAACAACAGTTAACACGTCAATATGTGTGGCTAGGCAGCCTGCCATTGGCAATGATGGAACAAACCACTAATGGTGCTGGCTTAAGTGCACCACAAGTCACGTATCTACACAGTGATCATCTAAATACCCCAAGACTGGCTACAAACCAACAGCAGCAAACCACCTGGGTATGGGAATCTGATGCATTTGGTGTAGGTGAAGCCAATGAAGATGTTGATGGTAATGGCCAGAAGACAGTTGTCACCTTACGTTTCCCAGGGCAATTAGCTGATCAAGAGAGTGGTTTGTTTTACAACTATTATCGTGATTATGACCCAACCCTAGGGCGTTATATTGAAAGTGATCCTATTGGCTTAAAAGGTGGGTTAAATACTTATGGGTATGTCTCTTCAAACCCTTTAATTTATAAAGATCCTTTAGGTTTAGCCGAGATATGCTGGAGACATAATGGTAACTTCACTCACAAGTTTATATGTGCTCAAGATAAATGTGTAGGGAATTGGCCTTGGCAGAAAGACAACCCTAATAGAAGTTGTTCTCTAGGTGGGATTACACTTCTCGATGAGAAAGAAGATACATTATTTTGCACAGAGGATGAAGGTGGGAATCGCGAGTGCGAAAAGAAAGCTTTTGATCAATGTGCTTTGGAGTACATAGGAACTGCAGGCCAGTGGTCTCCGTATAATACGATTACAAATAACTGTACTCATTGGACAAATAATCTTAGGCCGGTATGCAACAAAGTAGCACAACGACAGTGTACAAAAAATAGCTTGAGGTAA
- a CDS encoding RHS repeat protein, which produces MKKKFPIYSLLFISFSKAWAITEVCNYYTKPVQLPDKKQTFLVNSRAESISTVQGLYDANMKSCDTRDDPVSCKACYSMSFHSDHSVLHSCHSGDWNYYWLQSIKSCRNLNENNGYQPCSSGNPIAISNGNKFQIELEFTGPITFKRYYNSNLERWTNSFSSRVIKSNSNSQLIYLFRPDGRAYSFSKVTDKWVSNSKSYIELTENVNSFGWVVKLDDQSKEYFSTEGRLLKKDWKNGRYIQVSYNKGATLIRDELGNVLNLSYVKDKLVVAELNNITKFLYNYDSLGRLESVHSQSKGVRQYHYENEKFPYHLTGITDENGVRFATWTYDDQGRAITSEHAGGKEKVTLEFHDNNSTTVTNPLGKKTTYYFQKFNGVNKVVKVEGHQSQSCAAANKEYSYYPNGLLKTKTDWKGNVTEYKYNDQGLQTEKTEAVGTSQARTVTTEWDVDKRLPIKTSDGQLNTLYQYDDKGQLIQKTQQSFGK; this is translated from the coding sequence ATGAAAAAAAAATTCCCTATCTATTCTTTACTCTTTATCTCATTTAGTAAAGCCTGGGCTATAACTGAAGTTTGTAATTATTATACAAAGCCAGTTCAGTTACCTGACAAAAAACAAACTTTCTTGGTCAACTCAAGGGCTGAATCAATTAGTACTGTACAAGGCCTTTATGATGCAAATATGAAGTCTTGCGATACTAGGGATGACCCTGTTAGTTGTAAGGCTTGTTACTCTATGTCATTTCATTCAGACCACTCAGTTTTACATAGTTGTCATTCTGGTGATTGGAACTACTACTGGCTTCAATCAATAAAATCTTGTAGAAACCTTAATGAGAATAATGGTTATCAGCCATGTTCATCTGGTAATCCTATTGCAATTAGTAATGGAAATAAATTTCAAATTGAATTGGAGTTTACAGGCCCTATCACTTTTAAAAGGTATTACAATAGTAATCTTGAACGATGGACTAACTCATTTAGTTCAAGGGTTATTAAGAGTAATAGTAATTCTCAGCTAATTTATTTGTTTCGACCAGATGGTAGAGCTTATAGTTTTTCAAAAGTAACTGATAAATGGGTATCAAATAGTAAAAGCTATATTGAATTGACTGAAAATGTAAATAGCTTTGGTTGGGTAGTTAAACTAGATGATCAAAGTAAAGAGTATTTTAGTACAGAAGGTCGACTGCTAAAAAAAGACTGGAAAAATGGACGCTATATACAAGTTAGCTATAACAAAGGAGCGACTCTAATTAGGGATGAACTAGGAAATGTGTTAAATCTTTCCTATGTAAAAGATAAACTTGTGGTTGCTGAATTAAATAATATTACTAAATTTTTATACAATTATGATTCACTTGGTCGACTAGAAAGTGTTCATTCTCAATCAAAGGGAGTTCGCCAATACCACTACGAAAACGAAAAGTTTCCCTATCACCTGACCGGCATCACTGACGAAAACGGTGTTCGTTTTGCCACCTGGACTTATGACGACCAAGGCCGTGCTATCACCAGTGAACATGCGGGTGGTAAAGAAAAGGTCACTTTGGAATTTCACGATAATAACTCCACTACTGTCACCAACCCTTTAGGGAAGAAAACCACTTATTATTTCCAGAAATTTAATGGTGTAAATAAAGTGGTTAAGGTAGAAGGGCATCAGTCCCAAAGTTGTGCTGCTGCAAATAAGGAATACAGTTACTACCCTAATGGTTTGCTAAAAACTAAAACTGATTGGAAAGGTAATGTCACTGAGTACAAATATAACGACCAGGGCTTACAAACTGAGAAGACAGAAGCTGTGGGTACATCACAAGCGCGCACTGTTACCACCGAATGGGATGTTGATAAACGCCTACCGATAAAAACCTCTGACGGTCAGTTGAATACTCTTTATCAATACGATGATAAGGGGCAGTTGATTCAGAAAACTCAGCAGAGCTTTGGAAAATAG
- a CDS encoding transglutaminase family protein has protein sequence MKYQIKHTTTYQYNEKVSLSQNHARLTPQTNQCQSCLSHHLEISPKADYLVCFQDYFNNQVSVFEVPTMHDQMVVTAVSEVEIFAAQQQVDRQLTWEQVRDQLKQPIDMNSLQAAEFTLPTFSTNPVPELRDYACQSFFPGQSVVTGCEDLMARIYKEFTFDPEFSTTNTPVSEVFEHKRGVCQDFAHLALTCLRSLGLAARYVSGYIETLPPPGQEKLEGADATHAWIALYLPNWGWLDFDPTNNLKPTEQHVTLATGRDFWDVTPLKGIMFGGGSHHLKVAVDMKRIVDE, from the coding sequence ATGAAATACCAAATTAAGCATACTACTACCTACCAATATAATGAGAAGGTTAGCCTTAGCCAAAACCATGCTCGGCTTACTCCACAAACAAATCAATGCCAAAGTTGTTTAAGCCATCATTTAGAAATTTCCCCAAAAGCAGATTATTTAGTTTGTTTTCAGGATTATTTTAATAATCAGGTATCAGTATTTGAAGTGCCTACCATGCACGATCAAATGGTGGTAACTGCTGTTAGTGAAGTAGAAATCTTTGCAGCACAACAGCAAGTTGATCGGCAGTTAACTTGGGAACAGGTGCGTGACCAACTAAAACAGCCAATTGATATGAATAGCTTACAAGCAGCTGAATTCACTTTACCGACTTTTTCTACTAATCCAGTACCTGAATTAAGAGATTATGCTTGTCAGTCTTTTTTTCCCGGCCAGTCTGTTGTGACTGGTTGTGAAGATTTAATGGCACGGATTTATAAAGAATTTACTTTTGACCCGGAGTTTTCTACCACTAATACGCCAGTGAGTGAGGTGTTTGAGCATAAACGGGGTGTGTGTCAGGACTTTGCTCACTTGGCTTTAACTTGCTTGCGTAGCCTGGGGCTAGCAGCCCGTTATGTTAGTGGCTATATCGAAACCCTACCACCACCAGGCCAGGAAAAGTTGGAAGGTGCCGATGCCACCCATGCCTGGATTGCGTTATATCTGCCCAACTGGGGGTGGCTGGATTTTGATCCCACCAATAACCTGAAACCCACTGAACAACATGTCACTTTAGCGACAGGCCGGGACTTTTGGGATGTAACCCCATTAAAAGGCATTATGTTCGGTGGTGGCAGCCATCACTTAAAAGTAGCCGTGGATATGAAGCGGATAGTGGATGAGTAG
- a CDS encoding circularly permuted type 2 ATP-grasp protein: MAHITEEPSGLPEWLSQYLNHHPMQQNLAVFGYLKHLDSSDLSHRATEIKRLLLNSGFVDSRGKRLWQLDPLPNLLSEDDWRQLERGITQRIRLLEAILQDLQGPRNLLTQGLVAAEQLFSHPEYLRERYSLPGWETGLFLVAMDIGRDINGQLYLLNDHCQVPEGLGLLLEHRIIARRIMSEEFADCSVERIADFFHQLQQAISQSAQTLKDPRVVILSCGPDDPHYSEHAFLATYLGYTLVRSADLTVRKGKVWLKSLDGLKKVNVIVRWIDDRYLDSLEQTEFSQLGIPGLLQAVRSQTVKLLNPFGNSLLKTPAIRTRTVQIAQYLLGEQLLLAEPEIVATTGLDEGAWPEYELHSFKDSTVKLDGELEQDEIRTLVTGSPEQVFFQRKVCLTNAPFWQHKHLQAKPMFLRCFALVNKGEISILPSALGMSQTADTNIFVKDTWVQTQTPIELPPVLPKTLRKTSDLALVEGLIPSRTAESLFWLGSSLERCEDICRLLRLFIDLFTELAIYPDAKSRIAIAQIKAGIEQQILLYPYKSDALLETDTSTSACKKLVHDCIYDEELTGSVHSTLSSLLDSAMQVRELLSYDSLRTIESLEVEVRRMKKAPPFAATHMLQSMLDRVIGLLMAFNGSVVDSISNSNGWFVLDIGRRLERSTQLTSMVEALLCDVLPEAQQQRVLEAVLVAQVSSITHRRRYRMYQGVDTGIELLLLDAEYPRSLAFQVKSLTSLCKWLPSKSKPGFMSITEKALLRLFADCNLIDRHQLGQVEDNRRPQLQHLMQLARHHLEAFKEILQVQYFSHTKTAHKVNWSTDTVGVV, encoded by the coding sequence ATGGCACATATAACGGAAGAACCATCAGGCTTGCCAGAGTGGCTGTCGCAATACCTGAACCATCATCCTATGCAGCAGAACTTAGCTGTTTTTGGTTATTTAAAACATCTTGATAGCTCGGACCTAAGTCACCGCGCCACTGAAATTAAACGCTTATTGCTTAACAGTGGTTTTGTGGATAGCCGTGGTAAACGGCTTTGGCAACTGGACCCTTTACCTAACCTGCTATCAGAAGATGACTGGCGTCAACTGGAACGGGGCATTACCCAGCGCATTCGCTTGCTTGAGGCGATTCTGCAGGACTTGCAGGGGCCAAGAAATTTATTAACCCAAGGGTTGGTTGCTGCCGAGCAATTATTTTCACATCCTGAGTATTTACGTGAACGATATAGTCTGCCGGGTTGGGAGACCGGGCTATTTTTAGTGGCAATGGATATTGGCCGAGATATCAACGGTCAGTTGTATTTGCTCAATGATCACTGCCAGGTACCTGAAGGGCTGGGGCTGTTGCTAGAGCATCGAATCATTGCCCGGCGGATTATGAGTGAAGAGTTTGCTGATTGCAGCGTAGAACGAATTGCCGATTTTTTTCACCAGTTGCAGCAAGCCATCAGTCAATCAGCCCAAACACTTAAAGACCCTCGAGTAGTCATTCTTTCTTGTGGGCCGGATGATCCTCATTATTCTGAGCATGCATTTTTAGCCACTTACTTAGGGTATACCTTGGTTCGTAGTGCTGATCTTACGGTGCGCAAAGGTAAAGTTTGGCTGAAGTCTCTCGATGGCCTTAAAAAGGTGAATGTCATTGTTCGCTGGATTGACGATCGGTATTTAGATTCGCTTGAGCAGACTGAGTTTTCCCAGTTGGGGATTCCTGGTTTACTTCAGGCGGTTCGCTCACAAACGGTCAAGCTGCTTAATCCGTTTGGTAATAGCCTTTTGAAAACACCGGCGATTAGAACCCGCACTGTGCAGATTGCACAGTATTTGTTGGGGGAGCAGTTGTTATTAGCGGAGCCTGAAATAGTAGCTACAACTGGTTTGGATGAAGGTGCTTGGCCTGAATATGAACTCCATAGTTTTAAGGATTCGACAGTCAAACTCGATGGTGAGCTGGAGCAAGATGAAATCAGAACGTTAGTTACTGGCAGTCCTGAGCAGGTATTTTTTCAGCGCAAGGTTTGTTTAACCAATGCGCCTTTTTGGCAGCATAAACATTTACAGGCAAAACCGATGTTTTTACGCTGTTTTGCATTGGTGAATAAGGGGGAGATCAGTATTTTGCCGTCGGCATTGGGAATGTCACAAACGGCTGACACTAATATTTTTGTTAAAGATACCTGGGTGCAAACCCAAACGCCGATAGAGTTGCCCCCTGTTTTACCCAAAACTTTGCGAAAAACCTCAGACCTGGCATTAGTGGAAGGGTTGATTCCCAGCCGCACGGCAGAAAGTTTGTTCTGGTTGGGCAGCTCCTTGGAACGTTGTGAAGATATTTGCCGGCTGTTAAGGCTGTTTATTGACTTGTTTACTGAGTTAGCCATTTATCCGGATGCTAAAAGCCGGATTGCTATTGCCCAAATTAAAGCAGGAATTGAGCAGCAGATATTGCTTTACCCTTATAAAAGTGATGCATTGCTGGAAACGGATACCTCAACTTCTGCTTGCAAGAAACTAGTTCATGACTGTATCTATGATGAGGAGCTGACTGGCAGTGTGCACAGTACTCTAAGTTCGCTGTTGGACTCTGCTATGCAAGTAAGAGAGTTGTTGTCTTACGACAGTTTACGTACGATCGAAAGCTTAGAAGTGGAAGTACGACGAATGAAAAAGGCCCCGCCTTTTGCTGCTACCCATATGTTGCAGTCGATGCTGGACCGGGTGATTGGTTTACTGATGGCATTTAATGGTTCGGTGGTAGATAGCATTTCGAACAGCAATGGGTGGTTTGTGTTAGATATTGGGCGGCGTTTAGAGCGGAGTACTCAGCTAACAAGTATGGTGGAAGCATTGCTATGCGATGTTTTACCAGAGGCTCAGCAACAAAGGGTGCTAGAGGCGGTGTTGGTTGCACAGGTTAGCTCTATTACCCATCGGCGGCGTTATCGTATGTATCAGGGGGTGGATACGGGAATTGAGCTGTTGTTGCTGGATGCTGAATATCCTCGATCACTTGCATTTCAAGTTAAAAGCTTAACTTCACTTTGCAAATGGTTGCCTAGTAAAAGCAAACCTGGTTTTATGAGTATTACTGAAAAAGCGTTGTTGCGTTTATTTGCCGATTGTAACTTAATTGATCGACACCAGCTTGGACAGGTAGAGGATAATCGGCGCCCACAATTACAACATTTAATGCAGTTGGCTAGGCACCATTTAGAAGCATTTAAAGAAATTCTACAGGTGCAGTATTTCTCTCACACGAAAACAGCTCACAAGGTCAATTGGTCAACCGATACGGTGGGTGTTGTATGA
- a CDS encoding transglutaminase family protein, whose protein sequence is MTITVGLTHHTEYHYDKAISMSPHVFRLRPAPHTRTPIKSYSLKIYPENHFINWQQDPFGNYLARVVFPEQTRKFWFTVDVIADMTVINPFDFFLESYAEKFPFEYESQVKHDLLPYLKAEPASKAFQELINAVKPTAKQNTADFLVAVNQAIFKSIGYNIRLEPGIQTVDETLEKKIGSCRDSAWLLVQLFRQMGLAARFVSGYLVQLTADEKSLDGPSGPEQDFTDLHAWAEVYVPGAGWIGLDPTSGLFASEGHIPLACTPEPASAAPVTGAIDACESELTFYNKVTRIRETPRVTKPYSDQQWTDINDLGDIVDAQLSELGVELTMGGEPTFISIDDMESPQWNTAADGKEKRQLAHNLFIKLEQTFAEGGFRHYGQGKWYPGEQLPRWQYACYWRKDGESIWHNPKLLADLNQSSEYTTIDAETFAQALVLQLGLTEQVLVTAYEDVLYHLWQEGCLPDVISPKQPELLHAMSRKGFLKKMERGLDTPAGYAIPLQWDNQFGGWQSCVWQFKRDDCFLLPGDSPAGYRLPLASLGEAPSLIDRDPTDIPAVYEQSPIEQKGYIGKQLLKTALTIECRDGKLYVFMPPVSHSEYYLLLLQAIEKAAQICQQPVLLEGYAPPPDSRLEKFAITPDPGVIEVNIHPAYNWRELVSNTETLYALAKQSRLGTDKFMLDGRHTGTGGGNHVTLGGPTPLQSPFLRRPDVLRSFITYWQHHPGLSYLFSSLFIGPTSQAPRVDEARDELLYELEIAFSHMPKGEVPAPWLVDRLLRHLLVDLTGNTHRTEFCIDKLYSPDSASGRLGLVEFRGFEMPPHPRMSLMQMLLLRTLLAWFWYQPYHKPLVRWGTELHDKFLLPHFVKQDIEGICRDLQQVGFNIRLDWFAPFFEFRFPLCGTREIDHINLELRTAIEPWHVLGEEATSQGTARFVDSSLERVQLRVTNMPKGRYIITCNQRRVPLHHTQTKGEAVVGIRYKAWQPASGLHPTIGVHAPLVFDVFDSWSGRSVGGFTYHVSHPGGRSFEVFPVNAFEAEGRRIARFWNHGHTPFYHRPQQVEGNGAKPKRVFSAHPARTEFVLPQEETVNTDYPNTLDLRRSSN, encoded by the coding sequence ATGACGATCACGGTAGGACTAACCCATCACACGGAATACCATTATGATAAAGCTATTAGCATGTCGCCACATGTTTTCAGGTTACGTCCAGCCCCTCATACCCGTACACCTATAAAAAGCTACTCACTAAAAATTTATCCCGAAAATCATTTTATTAACTGGCAACAAGACCCATTTGGAAATTATCTGGCGCGGGTGGTGTTTCCCGAACAAACCAGGAAATTCTGGTTTACCGTAGATGTTATTGCTGATATGACGGTAATTAACCCGTTTGATTTTTTCCTGGAGTCCTATGCAGAAAAGTTTCCGTTCGAATATGAATCTCAGGTTAAGCATGATCTGTTGCCTTACCTAAAAGCAGAGCCCGCATCAAAGGCCTTTCAAGAGTTGATTAATGCCGTCAAGCCAACAGCAAAGCAAAATACGGCTGATTTTTTGGTCGCAGTTAACCAGGCAATATTTAAATCCATTGGTTACAACATACGGTTGGAGCCAGGTATTCAAACGGTTGATGAAACCTTAGAAAAAAAGATCGGCTCCTGTCGGGATTCTGCCTGGTTACTGGTGCAGCTATTTCGTCAAATGGGGCTGGCTGCTCGATTTGTTTCTGGTTATTTGGTGCAGCTAACAGCAGATGAAAAGTCCTTGGATGGTCCCAGTGGCCCAGAGCAGGACTTTACTGACCTACATGCTTGGGCAGAGGTGTATGTTCCTGGGGCTGGTTGGATTGGGCTTGATCCTACCTCTGGGTTATTTGCTAGCGAAGGACATATTCCTTTGGCTTGTACTCCAGAGCCAGCCTCAGCAGCACCAGTAACGGGTGCGATTGATGCCTGCGAGTCGGAGCTAACTTTTTACAATAAAGTGACTCGAATTCGTGAAACTCCGCGAGTCACCAAGCCTTATTCAGACCAGCAGTGGACTGATATTAATGACCTAGGCGACATAGTTGATGCACAACTAAGTGAGCTAGGGGTTGAGCTAACAATGGGGGGGGAGCCGACTTTCATTTCCATTGATGATATGGAAAGCCCTCAGTGGAACACCGCAGCTGATGGTAAAGAAAAGCGGCAGTTGGCGCATAACTTATTTATAAAATTAGAGCAAACGTTTGCCGAAGGTGGCTTTCGTCACTATGGCCAGGGCAAATGGTATCCGGGAGAGCAATTACCCCGCTGGCAATATGCTTGTTACTGGCGTAAGGATGGTGAGTCTATTTGGCATAACCCCAAGCTGTTGGCAGACTTAAACCAGTCGAGTGAATATACCACTATTGATGCAGAAACCTTTGCCCAGGCATTAGTACTTCAGCTTGGGCTAACGGAGCAAGTGTTGGTTACTGCCTACGAAGATGTGTTGTATCACCTATGGCAGGAAGGCTGTTTGCCTGATGTTATTTCCCCTAAGCAACCAGAGTTGCTTCATGCGATGTCTCGCAAGGGCTTTCTAAAAAAAATGGAGCGGGGGTTGGATACTCCAGCTGGCTATGCCATTCCTCTGCAATGGGATAATCAGTTTGGTGGTTGGCAAAGTTGTGTCTGGCAGTTTAAACGAGATGATTGTTTTCTGTTACCAGGTGATTCCCCTGCCGGCTATCGGCTGCCATTGGCAAGTTTGGGGGAAGCGCCAAGCCTAATTGACAGAGACCCTACTGATATTCCGGCAGTTTATGAGCAGTCCCCTATTGAGCAAAAGGGCTACATTGGCAAACAGCTGCTTAAAACGGCGCTTACTATTGAATGTCGGGATGGAAAATTGTATGTGTTTATGCCGCCAGTCAGCCATTCAGAATATTATTTGTTGCTATTGCAGGCTATCGAAAAAGCCGCTCAAATCTGCCAACAACCGGTTTTGTTGGAAGGGTACGCACCACCACCAGATAGCCGGTTGGAAAAATTTGCCATTACCCCAGATCCAGGTGTAATAGAGGTGAACATCCACCCAGCCTATAACTGGCGAGAGCTGGTGAGCAATACAGAAACACTGTATGCGCTAGCTAAGCAGTCTCGATTGGGTACGGATAAATTTATGTTGGATGGTCGGCACACGGGTACAGGGGGGGGCAACCACGTTACCTTAGGCGGGCCAACTCCATTACAAAGTCCATTTTTACGTAGGCCCGATGTGTTGCGCAGCTTTATTACCTATTGGCAACATCATCCGGGTTTGTCCTATCTTTTTTCCAGCCTGTTTATTGGTCCTACTAGCCAGGCACCAAGGGTGGATGAAGCTCGTGATGAGCTACTTTATGAGCTGGAAATTGCGTTTTCTCATATGCCGAAAGGAGAGGTACCAGCCCCTTGGTTGGTTGATCGGCTGTTGCGCCATTTACTGGTGGACCTAACCGGCAACACTCACCGTACTGAGTTCTGTATTGATAAGCTCTATTCGCCAGACTCAGCCAGTGGCCGGTTGGGGTTGGTTGAATTTCGCGGTTTTGAGATGCCTCCTCACCCTAGAATGAGCTTAATGCAAATGCTGCTGCTACGCACTTTGCTAGCCTGGTTCTGGTACCAGCCCTATCACAAGCCTCTGGTTCGTTGGGGTACTGAGCTACATGATAAGTTTTTGCTGCCCCACTTTGTTAAGCAGGATATTGAGGGTATCTGCCGAGATTTACAGCAAGTTGGTTTTAATATTCGACTGGATTGGTTTGCGCCATTTTTTGAGTTTCGCTTTCCCTTATGTGGTACCAGGGAAATTGACCATATTAACCTGGAGCTGCGTACGGCTATTGAACCTTGGCATGTGCTTGGGGAAGAAGCCACCTCACAAGGTACAGCACGGTTTGTAGACTCATCGTTAGAACGGGTACAGCTACGAGTCACTAATATGCCGAAAGGCCGCTATATTATTACCTGCAATCAACGCCGAGTGCCGTTGCATCATACCCAAACTAAAGGAGAGGCAGTGGTAGGCATTCGTTACAAGGCCTGGCAGCCAGCATCAGGTTTGCACCCAACCATTGGGGTACATGCTCCTTTAGTGTTTGATGTGTTTGATAGTTGGTCGGGGCGTTCAGTAGGTGGCTTTACCTATCATGTATCCCATCCTGGCGGTCGTTCCTTTGAGGTATTTCCAGTTAATGCTTTTGAAGCAGAAGGGCGTCGAATTGCCCGTTTTTGGAATCATGGCCATACGCCTTTTTATCATCGTCCCCAACAGGTTGAAGGTAATGGTGCTAAACCTAAACGAGTTTTTAGCGCCCACCCTGCAAGGACTGAGTTTGTGCTGCCGCAGGAAGAAACGGTGAATACAGATTACCCCAACACATTAGATTTACGTCGATCTTCCAATTGA